GACCGCGGAGGCCTCCTGGCTGGCGGTCAAGGCGGGGGTGTACGGCTGCGCGCCGATGCTGGTCGGCGTCGCCTTCGGGCTGGAGCCGAGCTGGGGCATGCTGCTGGTGCCGTTCATCGGCTTCCTGACCGGGCTGGCGTTCGCGCTGTTCGGGGTGTGGGTGTCGGCGATCGTGCCGTCCATCAACACCTTCGACTACGTCATCACGGGGGCGCTGACCCCGATGTTCATGGTGGCGGGCACGTTCTTCCCGGTGACCCAGCTGCCCGCGTGGGTGGCGACCGCGGCGCAGGTCAACCCGCTCTACCACTGCGTCGAGTTGGTGCGAGGGGCGGTGTTCGGCCGGTTGGGCCTCGACGATCTGGGGCATCTGGGGGTGCTTGCCGGCTTCGCCGTGCTGATGTGGGTGCTGGCGGTGTGGAAGATGCGCGCCCGGCTGATCGACTGATCGGCCGGCAGTCCCGCAACATCCGAGGCCCAGCAAGCTTCCTTGAACTCTCAAGGAAAAGCTGGCAAAGAGATTCTTGAGAGTTCAAGAAGAAGGAATCCCGAACGTCGACCAGCTGTTGAACCGGCAAAGGGAAGGGGGGCTTCGATGCACGGACCCGCACGGGCAGGACTGGCCGCCGTGGCGGTGGGCGCGGGCGTCATCGCCGCGCTGGACCTCGCCTACCTGGGGGAGATCAACCCGCTCCGCCGTACGATCAGCGAGCACGGGCTCGGCGACCAGGGCTGGATCTTCGGGTTGGGAGTGGCGCTCCTGGCCGTCGGATCGCTGGCGATCGGGGTGTCGCTGCTGCGCAGGCGGCTGGCCGGGATCGTGGGCGCGATCGCGCTGGCGGGCTGGAGTCTGGGCCTGCTGGTGGTGGCGTGGTTTCCCAAGCACGACTGGTCGGTGGGGCCGAGCCTGAGCGGCAGTATCCACCGGGTGGGGAGCCTGGTCGCGTTCCTGTCGCTGCCGCTGGCGGCGCTGCTGATCGCCAGGACGTGGCGGCGGCATCCACGCGCGGCGCTGGCGGCCTTCTTGCTGGGGGTGGCTTCGGTGCTGTGGGTGGCGGGCATCGCGACCATGGTGTGGATCGGCGAGAGCTCGGGGCTGGCATGGTGGCAGGTGATGCCGCTCGGGCTGGTCGAGCGCGGGTTGGCGGTCACCGAGGTGGGCGCGCTGGTCGCACTCGGCCTCTGGGGAGCCTCCCGGATCACCACCGAAACCCCGGAGCGGACGACAGCCCGCCCGACCCCGGTAACAGCCGGCCGCCCGACCCCGAGAACGGCCTCCGCCGACCGGTGAGGGCCCCCGGCCAACCGGTGAGGGTCCTCCGTCGAGTGGTGGGCGGTTACGGGCGGAGGGTGGTGATCAGGTCGTCGACGTAGCCCCTGAAGATGGCGGCCATGTCGACGTGGTCCTGGTCGATCAGCCACTGGGTCTGCAGGCCGTCCATCATCGCGATCAGCCGGTCGGCGTGCGCCTCGGCGTCGAGGTCGGCGCGGAACTCTCCGGCGGCGGCGCCCCGCCGGAGCGCGCCCGCCACCGCCTGCCGTAGCCGCCGGTAGCGGGCGCGCGCCCACGCGTGCCCCGGGTGGTCGGCCGTGACCGCCTCGCCGCTGATCACCGAGAAGAGCTGCACGAGACCGGGCACCCGGGCGTTGTAGTCGACCACGTCGGCCAGCGTGCGCAGCGCGGCCACGCCGGTCATCGACTCGAGGTCGAACCTGCGCGCGTCGACCTCGTCGCGATACTCGAGGACGGCGACGAGCAGGCGCCCCTTGCTCGTGAAGTGGTGGAGCAGCCCGGCCTGGGACAGCTCGGACCGCTCGGCGATCCTGGCGAGGGAGGCCCCTCGATAGCCGTTCTCGGCGAACTCCTGAAGGGCGATGGCGAGGATCCGCTCCCGTCTCGCTTCTCCCGACGCATATCCCCTTCGACGCACCCGGACACCCTACTAATGAGAAACGTGCGTAATGGACCGCACCCAAACGACTGACCTGGTCCAACTGTCTTTCGGCGGTTTCCCCGCACGTTTCTCATTGGTAACAACCGCCTCTAGCGGAGACCGACGGGCCGGTACTAACCTGACGCAGCCTCATGTTTCCCCCCGGACAAGGAGGTCGACGTGCGCAACCGTCAGGCCAGAACGGCCACTTTCGCGGTATTCGCCGTACAGGGCCTGAGCTTCGCGACACTCCTGACCCAGGTCGCGGCCCTGCAGAACAAGCACGGCCTCACCGAAGGCGACCTCACCCTCCTGCTGCTCGTGGTTCCGGTGCTGGCCGGGGTCGGCAGCGTGGGAGCGGGCGCGCTCGCCGCGCGCAGGGGCAGCAAGTGGCTGCTGCGCCTCGCCCAGCCGGCCGTGGCCCTCGCGGTGGTCGCCGCGGGCCTGGCCGCCACCGTGCCGCTGCTGGTGGCCGCGCTCGTCGTCTTCGGGCTGGCGGTGGGCGCCGTCGACGCGGGCATGAACATGCAGGGCGTCGCCGTCGAGCGCAGGTACGGCAGGGCGGTGCTCAACGGCTTCCACGCGGCGTGGAGCGCGACCAGCCTGGCAGGGGCGCTGTGGGTGTCGCTGGCCAACGGGCTCGGCCTCGCCCTGCCCGTCATGATGGCGATCCCGATGGCGATCGCCGTCGTGGGGTCGCTGGCCGCCGCGCCGTACCTCTGCACGATCGACGAGGAGAAGTCCGAGACCGCGGTCGCGGCGCCCGCCGGGCACCTCCCGTGGGGGCCGATCATCCCGCTCTGCCTGGCGATGGGCTTCCTGTACGTCGGCGACGCGGCCGTGTCCAACTTCCACGGCGTGTTCATGGAGAACATCCTGCTCGCCGGGGGGAGCGTGGCGCCGCTGGCCTACGGCGCCTACCAGGCGGCCACCCTCGTCGTACGGCTCGGCGGCGACGTCGCGGTCAGGCGGTACGGCTCGGCGGCGATCGTGCGCATCGGCGGGGCGATCGCGACGCTCGGGTTCGCCGGGGTCGTGCTCGCGCCTTCGCAGCCGCTGGCGATCGTGGCGTTCGGGCTGACGGGGATGGGGCTCGCGGTGGTGGCGCCGCAGTCGTTCTCGGCGGCGGGGCGGCTGGATCCGGCGGGGACCGGGGTGGCGATCGCGCGCGTCAACCTGTTCAACTACGTCGGCTTCATCGTGGGGGCGGCGCTGGTGGGCGGGCTGGCCGACGCGACCGACATGCGGGTGGCGTTCGCGGCGCCGCTGGTGCTGTCGGCGGCGATCGTCGTGCTGGCCCGGGGGTTCGAACCGGCACGCCCCCGGCCCAAGGTCTGAGCCCGCCGGTCAGTCGCCGCTACTGCCGCCGCCACCCCCGCCATCGGAGGAACCGCTGTCGGAGGAACGGCTGTCGGAGGAACGGATGTCGTAGCCGTCGTCCGAGGACGACGCGTCACCGGAGAACAAGGAGCCCCGGTGACGTGCTCCGCTCCGTGAAGAGGAGCCTCCGCCGATCATCGCAAGGAAGACTCCGATGATGACGAGCACGAACACGAACACGAACCCCACTGCCACCATCGTGTCGAACGTCATCGCGCCCTCTTCTCTCAGCTGTGGATCTTCAGCCTAACCGGCGCCTCGCCACAGGCCCATGGCGGTACGGCAAGGCGCCGGTCGAAGGGGTTACAGGTAGGGGTGCTGGTCGCGTTTGGCCTGCTGGTAGCGGTCGTAGATCTCGCCGGGCTGCTGGGCCACGGGCACGTCCCACCACGCTCCCGACGAAGGCGCCGAGCCGCCGGGGACCGTCTCCACGTAGACCACCGTCGTCCTGACCGCCTCACGCGCCTTCGTCAGCGCCGCCCGCAGCGACTCCCTGTCGTCGGCCCTGAGCACGTCGGCCCCCAGTGACGCCGCGTTCGCCGCCAGGTCGACGGGCACGTAGACCCCGTCCAGCTCCCCCGAGGCTCCCCGCAGCCGGTAGGCGGTGCCGAGCCGCTGGGCGCCGACCGACTCCGACAGGTTCCCGATGGAGGCGAAGCCGTGGTTGTCGACCAGGACGATCACCAGCTTCATCCCCTCCTGGACGGCCGTGGCGATCTCCTGGGCCATCATCAGGTACGAGCCGTCGCCTACCAGGACGAAGACCTCACGAGCCGGAGCCGCCAGCTTGACGCCGAGCCCACCGGCGATCTCGTAGCCCATGCAGGAGTACCCGTACTCGACGTGGTAGCCCTTCGCGTCGCTGACCTTCCACAGCCTGTGGAGATCCCCCGGCATGGAGCCCGCCGCGTTCACCACCACGTCCGTCGGGTGCATGACCTCTCGCAGGTCCTCCAGGACCGCCTCCTGGGTGAGCGAGGGCCCCGCGCGGAACGACCACCACGAGGCGGCCAGCGAGGCGGCGTGCGAAGTCCACGACGCGGGCGCCCGCCAGCCGTCCGGGCGGAGCGCCTCCAGCGCGGCCCGGGCGTCGGCGACGAGCATGACCGCGCCGTTCTTGGCCGCGTCGAAGGCTGTCACGTTGATGTTGAGGAAGCGCGCCCGGCCGAACAGTGTCCTGGAGGCCGTGGTGAAGTCGCTGTACCGGGTGCCGATGCCGATCACCAGGTCGGCCGAGCGGGCCAGCTCGTTGGCGGCAGCCGTCCCCGTGTGGCCGATGGCGCCCACGGACAGCGGCGAGTCCCACGGGAGCGCGCCCTTGCCCGCCTGGGTCTCGGCCACGGGAACGCCGTACTCGGCGGAGAAGGCGCGCAGCGCGTCCCACGCCTCGCTGTAGATCACCCCGCCGCCCGCCACGATGAGCGGACGCTCGGCGGAGCGGATCAGCTCGAGCGCGCGTTCCAGCGCGGCCGGCTCGGGGACGGGCCGCGCGACGTGCCACACCCTGTGCTCGAAGAGCTCGGCGGGCCAGTCGAAGGACTCCGCCTGCACGTCCTGGGGCAGCGCCAGCGTCACCGCGCCGGTCTCGGCGGGATCGGTGAGCACCCGCATCGCCTGCATGAGCGCGGACGGCAGCTGCTCCGGCCGGTTGATCCTGTCGAAGTAGCGCGAGACGGGCCTGAAGGCGTCGTTCACGCTGACGTCGAGCGAGCGGGGGTCCTCGAGCTCCTGCAGCACGGGGTTGGCCACCCGCGTGGCGAAGATGTCGCCGGGCAGCAGCAGCACGGGGATGCGGTTGATCGTGGCGAGGGCGGCGCCGGTGACCATGTTCGTCGCGCCCGGCCCGATGGAGCTCGTGCACGCGAAGGTGGACAGCCTGTTGCGCATCCTGGCGAAGCCCACCGCCGTGTGCACCATGGCCTGCTCGTTGCGGGCCAGATAGTAGGGCAACGCCGACGACGTCCCCGCCCCCTGCGCGGCCAGCGCCTGCCCGATGCCCGCGACGTTCCCGTGCCCGAAGATCCCGAAGCAGCCCTCGACGAGCCGGTGCTCGACGCCGTCGCGCGAGGAGTGCTGCTGGGACAGGAAGCGCACCAGCGCCTGGGCGACCGTGAGCCTCATCCGGCCCTCCCGAAGGGCACCCTGTCGTCGACCTGCTGCTGTTCCCAGGTCCCTCTGATCCAGGCGTGCCGGGGGTCGTCGCAGAACGCCATCGACCGCTCGTCGGCGGGGCCCGCCAGCACGTTGAGGTAGTAGAGGTCGTAACCGGGAGCCGCCATGGAGGGCCCGTGGTAGCCGCGCGGCACCAGCACCACGTCGCCTGCCGACACCTCGGCCAGCACCTCGTGCCCGCCGTAGACGCGCTGGTAGCCGGGGCCGCCCTCGAAGTAGTAGATCTCCTCGAGCACCGCCTCGTGGGCGGAGGCGGTGTCGTGCTTGTGCGGCGGATAGGAGGACCAGTTCCCTCCCGGGGTGAGCACCTCGACCGAGACGAGCTTGTCGCAGTCGAAGGCGTCGGGCGCGCAGAAGTTGTTGACCTGCCTGGAGGCCCGCCCGGCGCCGCGGATCTCGACGGGGACCTTCTCGGCGGGGCCGTACCTGACCGGGAAGCGGCGGGTGGCCCGCGCGGCGGGCAGCGCGAAGCGGCCCTCCCCCGTCACCGTCACCTCGGTGTCGATCGGCACGTAGCCGAAGTCGGTGACGTCCGAGAAGACCGACGAACGGCCGTGCAGCGACAGCCGTTCGCCGTCGGCCTCGATGAGGCACGAGCCGGACAGCGGGAGCACCAGCATCTCCGACGAACCGGTATGGAAGGTGACGGTCTCCCCCGAGAGGTTCAGGACCCGCAGCCCGCAGTAGGCCCACCCGGCGGCCTCCGGGGTGATCTCCAGCGCCCACGGGGCGCGGGAGGTGGTGCCTGCCGGGATGTACGTCATGAGACCTCCAGCATCGCTACTGCGGTGTCGACGGCGGCGGCCACGTCGTCGTCGGGCGGGTAGAGCAGCGCGCGGCCGACCACGAGCCCGCGCACCCCGGGCAGCCTGAGCGCCTTGCGCCACGCCGCGTAGGCCAGGTCGGGGGCGTCGCCCGGATCGCCACCGAGCAGCAGCGTCGGCAGCGTCGTGGCGCGCATGACGCGCTCCATGTCCTCGACGACGGGGATCTTCAGCCAGGTGTGGGCCGAGGTGGTGCCGAGCCCCTGGCCGACGCTGATCGCCCTGATCACGCCCTCGGGCGTCAGGTCGTGGCCCGAGCGCCGCGACCAGAACGGCTCGACCATGGCGACCAGTCCCTCCCCTGCCAGCTCGCTGACCGCCCGAGCGCAGGCGGACAGCGTGGCCGCGGTGCCCGGCTCGTCCAGGGCGATCCTGCACAGCATCTTGCCCCCGTCAAGCCGCATCCGCACGATCGAGGCCGTGTCGTAGGCGGTGAATCTGTCGTCGAACTCGAACACCGCGCCCTGGATGCCGCCGCGGTTCATCGAGCCGATGACAACCTTGTCGTCGAGGGCGCCGAGCAGCAGCAGGTCCTCGACGATGTCAGGGGTGGCCAGCAGGCCGTCCACACCCGGTCTGGCGAGCGCGGTCCGCAGCCGGTCGAGCAGCTCGACCCTGCTGCCCATCGCCAGGGGACGTCCGCCGACGCCGAGCGCGCCGCGCGCGGGATGGTCGGCGGCGATGATCATGAGCTGGTCACGCTCGCCGAGCAGCGGCCTGCGCCTGCGCACGGCCGCCGCCTGGGCGATCCGCTCGGGCTGCCTGGCCCTGATCTCCTGGATCCACCGGTAGTCACCCACGGGCGAGCACCTCCTCGACAGTGGGCATCGCGGGGGCGCAGGCCAGCCGTCCCGCCACGATCGCGCCCGCCGTGTTGGCGAAGCGCAGCGTCCGCTCCAGCGGCCAGCCGGCCAACAGCCCATGGGCCAGCGCGCCACCGAAGGCGTCGCCCGCGCCGAGCCCGTTGACCACCTCGACCTCGACCGGGGGCACCGCGATCGTCTCCGTCGCGGTCATGCCGAGCACGCCGGCCCCGCCCTGCTTCACCACCGCCAGCTCCACGCCGGCATCCAGCAGCGCCTTCCCCGCCTCGTACGGCTCGCGGGTCCCGGTGGCCACCTCGACCTCGTCCAGGTTGCCCACGGCGACGGTGACGTGCCCCAGCGCCTTGCGGACCTGGTGCATGGCGTCCTGCGCCGAGGCCCAGAACATCGGCCGGTAGTCGAGGTCGAGCACCGTGTGCGTCTTACGGTCTCGCGCCTGCCACGCGGCGAAGTGCGCGGCGCGCGACGGCTCCGCCGACAGCCCCGTGACGGTCGCCCAGAAGAGCCTGGCCTGCCTGATGTGCGCGATGGGCAGCTCGTCGGGATGGATCACCAGATCGGGGGCCTTGGGCAGCCGGTAGAAGTAGAGCGGGAAGTCGTCGGGCGGCCTGATCTCGCAGAACGTCACCGGGGTCGGCAGCCCCTCGACGGCGGTGACGAAGGAGTCGTCCACCCCGTAGGAGCGCAGGGCGTCGTGGACGAACTCCCCGAACGGGTCGGCGCCCGTCCTGGTGATCACCGCCGCGCGGTCGCCGAGCCGTGCCGCCGCCACCGCGACGTTGGTCGGGCTGCCGCCCAGGTACTTGCCGAACGTCTCGACCTCCCGCAGCGACACCCCGACCTGGAGGGGATAGACGTCCACCCCGACCCGCCCCATCGTCAGGACGTCGATCATGCGAGTCCTTCCAGGAAGGCGACGCTCTGCCTGACGTCCTGCACGGTGTCGCCCTCCGCCGAGGTGAGCACCGTGTCCTGCTCCATCACGTACCAGCCGGAGTAGCCGCTTTGCCCGAGGATCGTCACGATCCCCGCGATGTCCACGTCGCCCTGGCCCAGCGGGCGGTAGACGCCCTGCCGGACCGCCTCGGTGTAGGTGAGGCTCCCGTCCCTGACCTTCGCCGCGAGGTTCTGGTCGACGTCCTTCAGGTGCACGTGCCTGACCCTGCCCGGATCCCTCCTGACCAGCTCGAGGGGGTCGGTGCCGCCGATCAGCAGGTGCCCCGTGTCCAGGCACAGCGGTACGGCGGAGCCGTCCAGCACGCGCTCGACCTCCTCCCGCGTCTCGACCATGGTTCCGACGTGCGGGTGCAGGGTGATCTGCGGGCCGAGGCCCTTGGCGGCGGTCGTGATCCGCTTCAGGTTGTCCAGCAGCGTCTTCCATCCGGCGGCGTCGAGCCGGGGCCTCCTGTCGTAGCCGTCGGCGCCGCTGTCGGCGGCCAGCACCAGCACCTCGACGTCGCCCTCGGCGAAGTCGCGCATGCGGGCCCGCACGCCAGGCAGCGGGTCGTGCCTGGGCTCGTGCAGCACGACGGGGACGAAGCCGCCGACGGCCCGCAGGCCGTACTCGTCGAGCAGGGCCTTCCTGCGGGCAGGCGAGTGCGGCAGGAAGCCGTCGGGGCCCAGCTCGGTGGCGGTCAGCCCGAGCGAGCGCATCTCCGAGAGCACCCGCTCGCGATCCAGCTGATGGCCCCAGCCCGGCACCTCGCACACACCCCAGGAGATCGGCGCGCCCGCGATCCTCATCGGCTGACCTCCTCGACGGCGACGGACCTGCCCTCGCGGCGCGACCTCTCCGCGGCCTCGGCGACGTAGAGCGCCGCGAGCGCGTCCTCGATCGTGCAGGGGCTCGTGTCGCCGGTGAGGAAGCCGTCGATCTCGGCGACGTAGGCCGCCCTGAAGCGGGTGACGAAGTCGGGCCATGGATCCCCCGGTGGTTGCAGGCCCTCCGCGCTGGTCAGCGGGGCCCGCGGGTCGAGGCCCACGACCTGCGTGCGGCGGGTGCCGGCCAGCTCCATCCTGACGTCGTACCCGGCCCCGTTGTACCTGGATCCCTGGAGCGTCACCAGCGTGCCGTCGTCGAGCGTCAGCAGCGCGGCGCTGTTGTCCACGTCGCCCGCCTCCCTGAAGAAGTCGGCGCCCCTGTTGGCGCCCGTGGCGTAGACGGTCGCCACCTCACGTCCGGTTACCCAGCGCAGGATGTCGAAATCATGGATGTGGCAGTCGCGGTAGATGCCGCCGGACATCGGGATGTAGTCGGCGGGCGGCGGCACGGGATCGGCGGTCAGCAGGTGGACGCGGTGCAGCTCGCCCAGCTCCCCCGCGCGCAGGGCCTTCGCGGCGGCCACGTAACCGGGGTCGAAGCGGCGCTGGAAGCCGATCTGGACGCGGTTGCCCTCGCTCGCCTTCAGCACCTTGATCGTCTCTTCCACCGTCGGCGCGACCGGCTTCTCGCAGAACACCGGGATCCCGCGGCGGCAGGCCTTGATCAGCAGGTCGGCATGGGTGCTGGTGGGGGTGGCGATGACCATGACGTCGGCCTCGAACGGGTCGCCCTGCCTGCCGTACGGCGAGGTGCGCACGGGGTCCCACACGATCAGGTCGTCCACCAGCGGATGCGCGGCGAGAGTCTCGGCGTGAAACGCTCCGATCCTTCCCAAACCGAGCAGACCGACACGCATGACGCCTCCAAGGGGTTGGGGATCCCTTTCTAACCTTCTATCCCTTTCTTTGTCCAGACATACTGACCTTCATGCGTCTGATCACGTCATCGGCGTGATGGGCGGGCAGACGGGCGAATCCCATCACCATCGCGGGCGGCCCCTCGGAGAAGCGCATCGGGCCGACCGGCTCGGCCGACAGCCCCTCGGCCTGGGCCGCGGCGACCACCTCGGCCTCGTCCCACCCCTCCGGCAGGTCGAGGTAGACGTGCAGGCCCGCCTCGATCCCGCGGACGACCAACTCGGGCAGGTGCTCGGCCAGCGCTCTGACCAGGGCGTCGCGGCGCTTCCTGTACTCCCTGCGCATCCTGCGCAGGTTGCGGTCGTAGCCGCCGGTGCGCAGGAGGTGGGCCAGCGCGTACTGCTCGATGACCGGCGAGCCGAGGTCGAGCTCACCGCGCGCCTGCCGTACGGCCTCGGCCAGGTCGGGAGGGGCGGCGATCCAGCCCAGCCGGAGCCCGGGGGCCAGCGACTTGCTGACGCTGCCCGACAGGATCACCCTGTCGGGCGCGAGACCCTGCAGGCAGCCGACGGGGTCGCGGTCGAACCTGAACTCGGCGTCGTAGTCGTCCTCGAGCACCACGCCGCCCCACTCCATCAGCGCGGCCCTGCGCGCGGGCGACAGCACCACACCCGTGGGGTACTGGTGGGCGGGCGTGAGGAGCACGGCGCCGACCCCGCGCAGGCGCTCCACCCGTAGCCCCTCCTCGTCCACGGGGATCGGCACCAGCTCGGCGCCGGTGCGCCGGAGCAGCGGGACCTGGCGGTGACTTGTGGGGTCCTCGACCGCGAGCTTCGGGCTCCGCAGCACGTGCAGGATCAGGCTGAGCCCCTGGGCCACGCCGCCGACGATCACCAGGTTGTCGGCGCTGACGTCGGCGGCGCGCACGCGCTTGAGATAGCTCGCCAATTCCTCGCGCAGCTCGGGGACGCCCCCTGGATCGCCGTAGTCGAAGGCGTCGCTCGGCACCGTGGTCAGCACGTGCCTGACCGCGGCCAGCCAGCGCTCGCGGGGGAAGCCGCCCAGGTCGGGCGAGGTGGGACGGTGACCGTAGTAGGGCGCGCGCTCCAGCGGCCGCGCCGGCTCCCTGCGGGCGGTCGCGGCGACCACCGTGCCGGCGCCGACCCTGGCGATGAGGAAGCCCTCGGCGACCAGCTGCTCGTAGGCTTCGACGACCACGCCCCTGGAGACGCTGAGATCCTTGGCCAGCTCGCGGCTGGCCGGCAGGCGGGTTCCCGCCTCCAGCCTGCCCTGCCTGATGGCCTCCCTCAGCTCGGTCGCCACCTGCCCCGCGATGGCGCCCCTGTCCCTGTCGATCGGGATGTGGAGATCAGCCAATTGGACCTCACTTTTGCCGCATCATTGGACTGTTTGGGCGAACCATTGTTTTCCTAGCATGCCGTACATGAGAAACGGTGTCATCGGGGCGGCCTCCGCCATGTTCCTTGTCGGCACGCTCGCGGGGGTGTCGGGCGTGATCCAGGACTATCCGGTCTACGGCGGGCAGGCCGTCCGCTACCTCGCCGCGGCGGTCATCCTGCTGGCGGCCGCGTGGATGGCGGGCCAGCGGTTCGTCAGGCTGACCGCCCGCGAGACGCTGCTCCTGGTCGCGCTCTCGGTTCTCGGCCTGGTCGTCTTCAACGTGTGCGTGATCGAGGCGACCCGCGCGTCGGGCCCCGCGCTGCCCGGCACCATCCTCGGTACGGTCCCCCTCGTGCTGGCCCTGGTCAGCGGGCGGCCCGCACCCCGGGTGGTGATCGGCGCGGGCATCGTGGTAGCCGGTGCGGTGCTGGCCACGGGGCTCGGCAGCGGCAACCTGCCGGGGCTGCTGTGGTCGCTGGGCGCGCTCGTCGGCGAGGTGAGCTTCTCCCTGCTGGCGATCCCGCTGCTGCCCAAGCTGGGCGCGATGCGGGTGTCGGCCTACTCGACGGCGCTGGCCGTCCCCATGCTGGCCGCCGTCGGCCTGTTCATGGAGGGCTCGGCCATGCTGCGCGTGCCCACCCTCGCCGAGGGCCTCGGCTTCGCCTATCTGACCGTGGTCGTGACGACCATCGCCTTCTTCCTCTGGTACACCTCGCTGCCCAAGCTCGGCGCCGGAACGGCCGGCCTGTTCGCAGGACTGATCCCGGTCGGCGCCATCGTCACGGGGCTGGTGCTGGGCATCGCGGTGCCGTCCGCGCCCGACCTGCTCGGCGCGGGACTGGTCATCCTCGGCATCGTGGTCGGCCTCACCGCGAACCGCGGCGCCGCGGTCGCCGTTCCGGCTCCGGTCCCCGGCCGCTCCTGAAGACGCGCTTCGTGAAGGGGGTGCTTCTTGAAGGCGTGCTTCTCAGGGCGGGGTCCTGCGGGGGCGCGGCACGCCTTACGCTCTAGGAGGACCGAAAGGATCGAGGGGACATGCCCGAGTTCGACTACACCGACCTGCTTCCGCTTGGCGCCGACGACACCGAGTATCGGCTGATCACCAGCGAGGGGGTGCGGAAGGTCGAAGCTGCGGGACGCAGCTTCCTGGAGGTCGACCCGGAGGCGTTGCGGCTGCTCACCGAGACGGCCGTGCACGACATCTCGCACTTTCTGCGCGCCTCCCACCTGGCGCAGCTCAGGAAGATCGTCGATGACCCCGAGTCGAGCGGCAACGACAGGTTCGTGGCGCTCGACCTGCTCAAGAACGCCTCGATCTCGGCCGGTGGCGTGCTGCCCATGTGCCAGGACACCGGCACCGCGATCGTCATGGGCAAGCGCGGCCGCCACGTGCTGACCGACGGCGCCGACGCCGAGCACATCTCGCGCGGCGTCTACGACGCCTACACCAGGCTCAACCTGCGCTACTCCCAGATGGCTCCGCTCACCATGTGGGAGGAGAAGAACACGGGCAACAACCTGCCCGCCCAGATCGAGCTGTACGCCGAGGACCCCCACGGGCACCCCGACGAGTACAAGCTGCTGTTCATGGCCAAGGGCGGCGGGTCGGCCAACAAATCGTTCCTCTATCAGGAGACCAAGGCGGTGCTCAACGAGAAGCGCATGCTGGCCTTCCTCGAGGAGAAGATCCGCTCCCTGGGCACCGCGGCGTGCCCGCCGTACCACCTGGCGGTGGTGATCGGCGGCACCAGCGCCGAGTACGCGCTGAAGACCGCCAAGTACGCCTCGGCCCGCTACCTCGACTCGATCCCGACCGAGGGCTCGCCGTCCGGGCACGGCTTCCGCGACCTCGAGCTGGAGCAGAAGGTCTTCGAGCTGACCCAGAAGCTCGGCATCGGGGCACAGTTCGGCGGCAAGTACTTCTGCCACGACGTGCGCGTCATCCGCCTGCCCAGGCACGGCGCCTCCTGCCCCGTGGCGATCGCGGTCTCCTGCTCGGCCGACAGGCAGGCGCTCGCCAAGATCACGCCCGAGGGCGTTTTCCTGGAGAAGCTGGAGACCGACCCAGCGCGCTTCCTGCCCGAGACGACGGACGAGCACCTGTCCGACGACGTGGTGAAGATCGACCTCAACCGCCCGATGGCCGACATCCTCGCCGAACTGACGAAGTACCCGGTCAAGACGCGGCTCTCGCTCACCGGCCCGCTTGTCGTCGCCCGCGACATCGCCCACGCGAAGATCGCCGAGCTGCTCGACAACGGCGGCGAGATGCCCGCCTACCTGAAGGACCACGCGGTCTACTACGCGGGACCGGCCAAGACGCCCTCGGGGTACGCGTCGGGCTCGTTCGGGCCGACCACGGCGGGACGCATGGACTCCTACGTCGAGCGCTTCCAGGCCGAGGGCGGGTCGATGGTCATGCTCGCCAAGGGCAACAGGTCCAAGCAGGTCACTGAGGCGTGCAAGCAGTACGGCGGGTTCTACCTCGGCTCGATCGGCGGGCCCGCGGCGCGCCTGGCGCAGGACTGCATCAAGAAGGTGGAGGTCCTGGAGTATCCGGAGCTGGGGATGGAGGCGGTGTGGAAGATC
This window of the Nonomuraea africana genome carries:
- a CDS encoding TIM barrel protein codes for the protein MRIAGAPISWGVCEVPGWGHQLDRERVLSEMRSLGLTATELGPDGFLPHSPARRKALLDEYGLRAVGGFVPVVLHEPRHDPLPGVRARMRDFAEGDVEVLVLAADSGADGYDRRPRLDAAGWKTLLDNLKRITTAAKGLGPQITLHPHVGTMVETREEVERVLDGSAVPLCLDTGHLLIGGTDPLELVRRDPGRVRHVHLKDVDQNLAAKVRDGSLTYTEAVRQGVYRPLGQGDVDIAGIVTILGQSGYSGWYVMEQDTVLTSAEGDTVQDVRQSVAFLEGLA
- a CDS encoding DMT family transporter → MRNGVIGAASAMFLVGTLAGVSGVIQDYPVYGGQAVRYLAAAVILLAAAWMAGQRFVRLTARETLLLVALSVLGLVVFNVCVIEATRASGPALPGTILGTVPLVLALVSGRPAPRVVIGAGIVVAGAVLATGLGSGNLPGLLWSLGALVGEVSFSLLAIPLLPKLGAMRVSAYSTALAVPMLAAVGLFMEGSAMLRVPTLAEGLGFAYLTVVVTTIAFFLWYTSLPKLGAGTAGLFAGLIPVGAIVTGLVLGIAVPSAPDLLGAGLVILGIVVGLTANRGAAVAVPAPVPGRS
- a CDS encoding Cgl0159 family (beta/alpha)8-fold protein, which encodes MGDYRWIQEIRARQPERIAQAAAVRRRRPLLGERDQLMIIAADHPARGALGVGGRPLAMGSRVELLDRLRTALARPGVDGLLATPDIVEDLLLLGALDDKVVIGSMNRGGIQGAVFEFDDRFTAYDTASIVRMRLDGGKMLCRIALDEPGTAATLSACARAVSELAGEGLVAMVEPFWSRRSGHDLTPEGVIRAISVGQGLGTTSAHTWLKIPVVEDMERVMRATTLPTLLLGGDPGDAPDLAYAAWRKALRLPGVRGLVVGRALLYPPDDDVAAAVDTAVAMLEVS
- the iolC gene encoding 5-dehydro-2-deoxygluconokinase; the protein is MIDVLTMGRVGVDVYPLQVGVSLREVETFGKYLGGSPTNVAVAAARLGDRAAVITRTGADPFGEFVHDALRSYGVDDSFVTAVEGLPTPVTFCEIRPPDDFPLYFYRLPKAPDLVIHPDELPIAHIRQARLFWATVTGLSAEPSRAAHFAAWQARDRKTHTVLDLDYRPMFWASAQDAMHQVRKALGHVTVAVGNLDEVEVATGTREPYEAGKALLDAGVELAVVKQGGAGVLGMTATETIAVPPVEVEVVNGLGAGDAFGGALAHGLLAGWPLERTLRFANTAGAIVAGRLACAPAMPTVEEVLARG
- a CDS encoding PLP-dependent aminotransferase family protein, with the protein product MADLHIPIDRDRGAIAGQVATELREAIRQGRLEAGTRLPASRELAKDLSVSRGVVVEAYEQLVAEGFLIARVGAGTVVAATARREPARPLERAPYYGHRPTSPDLGGFPRERWLAAVRHVLTTVPSDAFDYGDPGGVPELREELASYLKRVRAADVSADNLVIVGGVAQGLSLILHVLRSPKLAVEDPTSHRQVPLLRRTGAELVPIPVDEEGLRVERLRGVGAVLLTPAHQYPTGVVLSPARRAALMEWGGVVLEDDYDAEFRFDRDPVGCLQGLAPDRVILSGSVSKSLAPGLRLGWIAAPPDLAEAVRQARGELDLGSPVIEQYALAHLLRTGGYDRNLRRMRREYRKRRDALVRALAEHLPELVVRGIEAGLHVYLDLPEGWDEAEVVAAAQAEGLSAEPVGPMRFSEGPPAMVMGFARLPAHHADDVIRRMKVSMSGQRKG
- a CDS encoding Gfo/Idh/MocA family oxidoreductase, with the translated sequence MRVGLLGLGRIGAFHAETLAAHPLVDDLIVWDPVRTSPYGRQGDPFEADVMVIATPTSTHADLLIKACRRGIPVFCEKPVAPTVEETIKVLKASEGNRVQIGFQRRFDPGYVAAAKALRAGELGELHRVHLLTADPVPPPADYIPMSGGIYRDCHIHDFDILRWVTGREVATVYATGANRGADFFREAGDVDNSAALLTLDDGTLVTLQGSRYNGAGYDVRMELAGTRRTQVVGLDPRAPLTSAEGLQPPGDPWPDFVTRFRAAYVAEIDGFLTGDTSPCTIEDALAALYVAEAAERSRREGRSVAVEEVSR